In Pempheris klunzingeri isolate RE-2024b chromosome 5, fPemKlu1.hap1, whole genome shotgun sequence, the DNA window TACATTATATAGTACCAAAAATGGTTCCTCAAAGATTACAAGCCAAAGAACCACTTGTAGTGCTATTCTGTACAATTTTTGTTTAGTGTGTGCAttcttttgaaaaaaacatgtttcatgtgAACATTACAAAGTTTTTTGCATTAGAAGATAGAATAGACTCTAATTGTTTCGCAAGCAGCTCATAAAACTGGGCCTGAACTTTTGCATAAATGTTTTGGCCTTTTGACCGTTAAAGAGAAGAGCTGGGCACAGCCCAATAAAGTATGACAAATTATGGAGGTGTGGTTTATTGAATCttaatacattttcttcagGTAAGATGAAAACTCGTGTTTACACATCTGTCTTTTGCAACATTGTTAATTAGTGTTAGCCAACTTGTTTTGCTTACTGATATAATTCTCACTTAGTGTGTTTAAAATTGTTGTGGCTCTCGGATTGGCCAAATGAAAGAACAACTCAGATTGGCTGGTAGAATGgggctctctgattggctgaatgaAAGAACCAATCTGAttggacaaatgaaaacacCAGTCTGATTGATCAAAAGAGGGAAGCACTCTGACTGGCTAAAAATAAAgggctctctgattggtcgaaaGAGAGGGACTCTTTGATTGGCAGAATGAAAGACCCAATCTGACTGACCAAAAGAGAAGCACTCTGATTGGCTAAAAGTATGGGACTCTCTGATTGATTGAAAGTGAGGGACTCTTTAATTggctgaaagaaagaagcaaTCTAACTGGTCAAAGGAGAGaagcactctgattggctgcaagAAAGAAGGGgaagtttttaaaaacatacagcCTTGGAGCAAGGAAACATACAGTATCAACAATTTCCCCTGCACGCCAAAGCTAAAAAAAGGCAATATTGtctgtaatgttttattctgaCAGTATGCGATGCTTAAACATTATTCTAGAGCTCACATTCTACTTATCATGCACATCAACATATacacaaagacaagacaagagattAGTCTTCAGATAAACTTTGCACTCAGTGCTGTTATCTTGtgttatataaaatatataattaaatgcTGTACTTAGCAAGACATCTTTATCTGGCGCCAAGTACTTTTTGCTATGAGCACTGATATTACACACAGATATTACACAGACAACCTGAGAATAGGAAGTCTTCCTGAGACAGCTGAGGCAAGTTTAAGCAATAGTTTTGTAATTTCAGAATATACTAACCAGCCTTGTTCCATTTTTTCAACCAAATCACACATCTACCAGTTCAATTAATTGTTACATTCACAGTAGAAACCCCTGTTTATCGAGGCCCTGGACCCTGTTTTCATCCATGTAAACAAGGGATTGTTTTCTCCCCGAAGGGGGCGTGGTCATGAGAGCTCCTCAGAATGACGTATTGCCGATCTGATCTTTATCTCCATGGGAATCACTCGTCTACTGCGTACGTCACGCACGGACCGGAAGCAGTCAGGAGGAATGCCGGAAGTTCCTTGTGTTGATCCTCGGATGCTTGTTTTTCGGCCTCTTATTACAACAATTAGTTTACTGTTTGGACCTACTTTCTATTCTTATTTAGTTTATTGAATATTGGCACGTGAACAAAAGAGGCATTACTGGTATCATACTGGAGTGTTTCATATAGTCATCGAGTCATTGTCCTAATACAGGTCGAGCCCGACGTTGGGCTACCTTTAGCCTAGCATTTACTGAAGTCCTGCTACCTAGCTTTAGTTAGTGTTAGCTGTCACTCACTTAACTCGAGAACGgttaaaacaaactgtgaacaACCATGGCAGTTATCAACGAAGGTGCCCTGAAGAAAATGCTAAAGGTAAGCCTACTGCCTAACTGACGCTTGCTGGCCAGCACTAGCAAGTTAGCGTTACCTAATACGACACTATTAACCAGATATAGTTAACATTTCCTGTGCAAGGTGTAGCGTAATAAATAGCCCATTTCCCCTTCATGGTTAGCACATTAAACATTTGGTGGTGTTACAAGGGATTGGCCGCATTTAGCTAAGATCCACCgtaaacatgtttgtgttgcgTTGTATAATCTAGCATAGCCACCAAGCTAACATCTCTAACGTTCATACGTGAACTACAAACATGCTACTAAACCACTGGTCCTGTTTTCGTATAGCCACTTTTAAGTCCCACATATGTACAGCCTAATGCTACAAAGCTTAAGATCTTAAGAAATAGAATACCACGTCGTTgagtatttatatttgtatttgtatctgCTTATGTTTCTTGAAGTTAAAAGCCGACCACTGGTTTATGCTAGGATGCAGAATTTCTGTAGGGCTCAATTAGCCGTTTCCACTATGCAAATTACAGacttcttcatttattttttttaatagatgGAACATAAGTAcgtatttatgtgtttgtacGGGATCAAAATGAAAATTAGTAACCCAGACCTGGCCGCAAGTGTCACTGAAAGAAGAGTTAATGTCTGCACACTTGCTCCATGCCACAAAAGTTTAGTACGAACAATATCTTGATCTTACTTGTCTTGTCAACCAGTCAAAGATCCAAGATCCAACTTTTGTGGCATGGGGCAAGCCTGCTTCCTTCATTAATGCTGCTTCCACATTTAACATACAAATGATGTCATTTGGGACCTGCTCTAAATCATTATTGTATACAAGCACATAAACTGTGGGCTATTCCAAAATTATTTCCTAAGCAATGaaactaactgattaattgtGTCATCTTTGGTGTCTATCATTTTGATATACTAACATACGTgacctttttctcctctcttattTTGTTGTCCTTGTCCAgcaatacaaatacagagatCTGACTGTTCGGGAGATAACCAATGTCATCTCTCAGTACAAAGACTTGAAGCCAGTTATGGATGCTTATGGTAAGTTGAATTATACTGATCTCTTGTTTTTCACTGTCTGGTCTCAGATATATATATTGTGTTGCTTATATTATGGCATATATCTAACTTGTTTTGACATTGACAATGGATTGTCTTGTATTCCAGTGTTTAATGATGGCTCTACAAGAGACTTGATGAGCTTGACAGGAACTGTCCCCGTGAGCTACAGAGGTAAAGAATGCTTTTCTTGCTTtctaaaaaacagtttttctatAAAACATATTACACGTAGAATCTGAAAGACTGGAGCGTAGAAAGTTTCAGTTTCTCTGTAGTTTTGCTCACTTGCTCAACTTCTCATTCTTTCTTGTGTGCTCACTCTAGCTTGCCAACTAATGGAACACCTTACAGTGTGCTTTGAGTCAAACCCGTCATTAGGATTACTAATATAAGTTGCTATCATGCTTGATATCAAGGTTGCAGGAAActtttagaccataaaatgtatatttgtttCATATACAGCATGTCATAGTAGTTGTTTACTTCACGTAGAGGTCTCCTGTGCTCCTGAAAATATAATTCAAAAGTGTGCCTCAAAATAACAAAGTTTGTCAAGTGTAAAGGGTGAAACGATGAAAATATTGCAACTTAAAAATAGCCATATTCtaacatagtgtgtgtgtgtgtgtatctttccTGTAGGCAATGTCTACAACAtcccagtgtgtctgtggttaCTGGATACATATCCCTACAACCCTCCCATATGTTTTGTCAAACCTACCAGTGCCATGATGATTAAAACTGGCAAGCACATCGATGCTAACGGCAAGATCTACCTGCCTTATCTACACGAGTGGAAGCATGTAAGTATGAGGTCTTCAGTCAGTATTGTTAATGATGGACTGTGTTGTTTAGTCAGTGACGATATGTGGAATGTGTAAAAACTCAGATTGTAAATGAACATTCAACACAATTTGCATTCTCAGTAAGTTGAAGTGTAACTCTCTGGAAATGTTTATGACTGCCAGTCAGTCAGCATGAAATGGCAACATCATAAGGTTATAAATGCAAAAGTGGTTCTACATAATAAAAGTGGCTTGCCtgttaatcatttaaaatggtATTCTGCATTTATTGTCTTAGTTGATCAAACTGACTCCATGCTATATGTTTTACAGCCTCAGTCAGACCTGTATGGTCTGATTCAGGTGATGATTGTGGTGTTTGGAGAGGAGCCTCCTGTGTTTTCTCGCCCCACCACACAAGCCCCCTACCAAGCCTTCCAAGCAGCCGGGCCCCCTAACCGTGAGTGACAGACATTTTTGTTGTACATAAGATAATCTAAGTAGATGCGGCATTGTTTTAAATGATCAAAGTTATCTTAAACTGCTTTAGATTAAGCTCAGTGTACCtaaatagaatatttttattatgtCAGGAATTTTTCTTCTAATCGATCTTCAGTGATGCTTTCCAAAGTTGTGGCCATAGATTATGTGCTAACCACATTTTTAAGGATGCATTTATTTCCTTAAGCACCAGGTGGAGCTCAGATACCATCATAGCACACGGTggaaaaatgaaagtgaaacgTGACTTTGAGAGaacaaaaaagataaagaatatTTAGCTCTATATGCTCTCAGTTCTGATTGTTTCATCTATCTGTGCCACAGCTTCCTACATGCCTGGCATGCCTGCGGTGTCATCCTACGGCCCTAATCCTAACCCAGGGTAAGATTTTTGCCAAGCAATTCACAACTGTCTCCAGCAGTTAACATATACACCATACTGTATTTCCAGACAAACCTGTCCTGGCATGTGTTATGTAGGTTCCCCAGTGACATtcatacagaaacacatttattggCACTGCACAACTGTCACAGTTACATTTGCAGCTAAAATATCCAGATGCTGCAATTTTTGAAACTGGAAAATATAAAGCATTGGATCTTCTTTCATCATTGAACTTTTTGCAGAGGCTACCCAGGATACCAGTACCCAGGAGGCAACTCTTATCCAGCCACTGCTGGACCTGCACACTACCCCACCCAGACTCCAGTTTCCACAGTGGGTATGTATCATATTTAGACTCAGTGatgctttatttctctttctcatgGGTTCATTTGAAAGTTCAAAATTAGCACAGGTTGGAAAATGTTCCAAATGGCAACAGCACagcaagacactgaaactgaaactcagattgttattgtcTGCATATTTTCTTCTCCTAAAAATGTTATAATACAGTTATCCATATTTAGCCAAAGCTTAATTCACCCCTGAAAAAAGACAATGCATTTCTATGGTCTTTAGTTAACCCTGAATTAAGACACCTGACCTTTTGACTTAAACTCCTTCACCCTCTGCGTGACTTCGGTGGCGCGCTGAGACGCTAGTGAAAGGTCGTTCGTGTAACTAGAGTGGGGAGCATTAAAGGCCAAAGGGTAGGATGGACCTGAAGGAAAATGAGCAGGCCCCCCCTCCAGCCCTCACACCCTGTACCTCAGAGGCACACAGCGCTATATTTAGGTTGGGAACAGTAACTCCACACAAAGAGAGACCACCATCAGGGGACCCCACTGCTGCCCCAACATCAGTTTGCTCCAGTGAAATGTAGGAGGAGCTTTAGCCGTCTCCTATATTTAGTAAAGGAGTAGAAACGGGTTTGGCCGTGGACCACTCATGTCTAAAGGCTGAATCAACTCTGACATTTGTAGTGCTGACTTCAGACTGCACGAGGTGGTCTTATCTCCCTAGATATCTATCAGTGCCTTCACTTACATAATCAAGTATTTATCAGCTCTGAGGCTTCAGGCAATGGTATTTTATTGACCGATGTGTCTGATATTTTATAAGTCATTTCTGTGTACATATACAATTGAGCAAATTATTAGAGAAACCTGAAGCATACAGTTGTCATCCTGGATACCTCACATTGGTAAAATGACCCCAATTTAGAATGACCATACATtcatatagtttttttttttttatcctgatAGATCCTATGTTGTCTGTGCGTCTTGTGttggtttttcctttaattcatCACCCATCTGTACACATTAAGCTCATCTGGCCTTGATCCTGGTGATGTCTCTGtggtgtttctttgtgttggCTCTGTGACATTAGTAACTGTTATCTAGTTCAATATTGCCCAATACATCATATATTCAGTGGCTCTGGAGGAACAACTTTGACATGTTAATTACCTCCCTTTTTCCTGTGTGAGATGGAAACCAAGCACAGCTGTGATCCATTTATTTCAATTACACAGAATTACATCTGTCTGGATAAAACAAAACTATATGAATGTACATTAATTCTACATTTGGTCGTTTTACCAATCTAAAGATGGTGACTGAATCCTTTATGTCAATAAATCGTACACATAGAAACCTTATACCTTGCTCAGAGTAGGATATTTTTTTGATCTCAGCTGTTATTTTCTGTTCACTGTGCCACATCATCTCTTAACCTCTCCATCTCAAGGCCCGAGCAGGGATGGCACAATCGGCGAGGACACCATCCGTGCATCACTGATTTCGGCTGTGAGTGACAAGCTTCgctggaggatgaaggaggagatggacagAGCTCAGGCAGAGCTGGACGCCTTGAAGCGAACAGAGGAGGACCTGAAGAAAGGCCACCAGAAACTGGAGGAGATGGTCTCAAGACTGGACCAGGAAGTGGTGAGGGATCCTCCTTTCtgtcctgtctgctgttttcttctcttatACTGTTATTTTCATATCAAAAATGATATGGTTGCAATCATTATGTTTCCACTAGACTGAGGTTGACAGGAATATCGAGCTGCTGAAGAGAAAGGACGAGGAGCTCAGTGAGGCCTTGGAGAAGATGGAGAACCAGTCAGAGAACAATGACATCGATGACGTCATTGTGCCCACAGCTCCACTGTACAAACAAATCCTGAACCTGTATGCTGAAGAAAATGCTATTGAGGACACTATCTTCTACCTGGGAGAGGCCCTCCGCAGGGGCGTCATAGACCTGGAGGTGTTTCTCAAGGTGCCCATTTCAACTCAGCTGTTACTACTGCATAACATAATGTCAACTCTGTcgtagagcagcagcttcagtcctcCATATGTGACTACGCAAGATATGTTCAGACACAGTTTTGAGTGTAGATCACACAAAGTCATCATATGTTTAAAACGGAAGAAAATAGAAGCGTAAAGAAAATGCTTTGGGTCACAGTTTTATGCTTGTGTAGCGTGAGTGTAAAACGTATTGTAGACGTGCATGTGGTTCATTAGAAGGACAACTGAAAAACATGGCTGAAAGCTTTCCTGTGTAAACACACCttttaagacacacacacacacacacacacacacttgagttCTCTGTGGTTTTAGCCTTATTGACTCTTATTCTCTTTTGTTGCAGCATGTCCGtcttctgtccaggaaacagtTCCAGCTTCGTGCCCTCATGCAGAAAGCCCGCAAGACTGCAGGTCTTAGTGACCTCTACTGACCCCCGCTGACCATCTGGAAACATTCATATCTTCACGCTCTCTtactctctcctcttcctctgttttattcccttttttattgtttgtagtTCAAACAGCTGCTCTCTTTTCA includes these proteins:
- the tsg101a gene encoding tumor susceptibility 101a, whose translation is MAVINEGALKKMLKQYKYRDLTVREITNVISQYKDLKPVMDAYVFNDGSTRDLMSLTGTVPVSYRGNVYNIPVCLWLLDTYPYNPPICFVKPTSAMMIKTGKHIDANGKIYLPYLHEWKHPQSDLYGLIQVMIVVFGEEPPVFSRPTTQAPYQAFQAAGPPNPSYMPGMPAVSSYGPNPNPGGYPGYQYPGGNSYPATAGPAHYPTQTPVSTVGPSRDGTIGEDTIRASLISAVSDKLRWRMKEEMDRAQAELDALKRTEEDLKKGHQKLEEMVSRLDQEVTEVDRNIELLKRKDEELSEALEKMENQSENNDIDDVIVPTAPLYKQILNLYAEENAIEDTIFYLGEALRRGVIDLEVFLKHVRLLSRKQFQLRALMQKARKTAGLSDLY